From a single Polyangium spumosum genomic region:
- a CDS encoding SUMF1/EgtB/PvdO family nonheme iron enzyme, with the protein MGGRPGRGVAAEEEITMSACKGSGRRKTSGAVGDQSWLTTVLLVSCPVMLVGPSCAGCPGDARQEAVPSSVSGTQNNFDGGPIITTPAAPTVSIPSVETDASTTVAPLRGTTEGCPAGMARIEGGTFGQRKNRKVKPFCMQRTEVTLARYAECVAAGGCEAPAQGEACNWGVAGRESHPINCVTYKQASTYCNWIGARLPGEDEWEWAARGRSAATKYPWGDVPPSKQLCWSGAEPRTSTCPVRSFPEGDSLDGISDLSGNVSEWTSTRGPARSERSPFSYVVRGGDWSIDTPDLLRADVTDFSEPASAFDGRGFRCVADVNG; encoded by the coding sequence ATGGGCGGCCGCCCTGGCCGCGGAGTTGCTGCCGAAGAGGAGATAACGATGTCGGCGTGCAAGGGAAGCGGGCGTCGAAAAACGTCTGGGGCGGTAGGTGACCAGTCTTGGCTGACCACCGTGCTGCTGGTCTCGTGCCCGGTCATGCTGGTCGGGCCGTCCTGCGCGGGTTGCCCCGGCGATGCACGCCAGGAAGCGGTTCCCAGCTCGGTTTCCGGGACACAGAACAATTTCGATGGAGGCCCGATTATCACGACCCCGGCCGCTCCCACTGTCAGCATCCCGAGCGTGGAGACGGATGCCTCGACGACCGTAGCACCCTTAAGAGGCACCACGGAGGGGTGCCCCGCTGGCATGGCCAGGATTGAAGGGGGCACGTTCGGCCAGCGGAAGAATCGGAAGGTCAAGCCATTCTGCATGCAGCGGACGGAGGTTACGCTCGCGCGGTACGCCGAGTGCGTGGCTGCCGGCGGATGCGAAGCGCCGGCCCAGGGGGAAGCATGCAACTGGGGCGTCGCCGGACGGGAATCGCACCCGATCAACTGCGTCACGTACAAGCAGGCGAGCACCTATTGCAACTGGATCGGCGCGCGGTTGCCTGGCGAGGACGAATGGGAATGGGCTGCCCGCGGCCGCTCGGCAGCAACGAAGTATCCGTGGGGTGATGTGCCGCCGTCCAAACAGCTATGCTGGTCCGGGGCCGAACCTCGGACCAGCACTTGCCCCGTTCGCTCCTTTCCAGAAGGAGACTCCCTTGACGGAATCAGCGACTTGAGCGGTAACGTATCGGAGTGGACGTCAACCCGTGGGCCCGCGCGTAGTGAACGTTCGCCCTTCTCGTATGTTGTTCGTGGCGGAGACTGGAGTATAGATACCCCTGACCTCCTTCGAGCAGACGTTACGGACTTCAGCGAACCAGCCAGCGCCTTTGACGGCCGCGGATTCCGATGCGTGGCGGACGTGAATGGCTGA
- a CDS encoding SpvB/TcaC N-terminal domain-containing protein: MPKRSSVIPRPTVKAPDPSLPKGGGAVRGLGEKFNANVAMGTGTFNVPIATTPCRGLTPELALTYDSGTGNGPFGVGWHLSVPAITRKTDKGLPEYTDHWDTDTFILSGAEDLVPVLGPDGEKLITTEQGRRIQRYQPRVEGAFARVERITEAGAHYWQVTTKDNIRHIYGKSKTARVADALYPDRIFTWLLERTEDARGNVVQYEYKVEDLASVPKSLHEKHRHEDPKLFSNSYLKRIRYGNKKPSEADDFYFQVVFDYGEHDAEAPTPDEGKPWPCRKDPFSSYRATFEVRTYRLCRRVLVFHYFAELGAEPVLVRSTDFAYAEAPTLSQLVAVTQSGYIQKNGGYTKKSLPPLELGYSLPELRTEVQAVDPEYTADFGNVDGKRARWVDLEGEGLPGVLVQHGEGLFYKQNLGDAELAPARQLMRRPNALAPTMGRTELLDLEHEGRPSLVFFNRTGSGIHERTEDGEWGPFMPFSSHPNIPWNDPGVRFIDITGDGQQDIIFTSGHVHIWFPSLGKKGWGPPRNLPMVFDEDLAPTEVYRDNRGIVFVADMTGDGMPDIVRIKNGSICYWPNRGLGRLGPKVEMSNAPRFDDPLRFDPRRIRLADIDGSGTTDILYIGADGIQIAFNQAGNSWSKVEKLPGFPTADLGSPISVLDFLGTGTACIVWSSPWKGVAQPPMRYIDLLGSKKPYLLTSVKNNLGAEMKLEYAPSTKFYLEDLKNGTPWVSRLPFPVHVLARVETHDAVSGTKFVRTYNYHHGYYDSAEKEFRGFGRVEQWDAESFSENEFHLPPVLTKTWFHTGAFFEKDKIEKQFAREYYALDAQAPVLPDAVLPQGMSPREAREAARALKGQMLRQEIYGLDGSPQQHHPYLVTSASHEIRKLQPATDKAHAVFFPYVREKLEAHYERDPKDTRVVHTLALEVDAFGHVTRSGTVAYARRNMELPEQGLLATITEATVANRPAQSGFYRLGVPVETRAYELTGLPKAQSACLPFADVLASVNNAAAIPYEATPDGSLQKRLVEHVRHLYWDSSALAGPLPLGAVDGLALPYETYALAFTPGLLAKAYGSRVTPQLLVEGGYVEQDSLFWIRSGRETFDPTRFYLPIEVRDPLGQTTEIGYDSHNLLVVSVVDSLGNEITAENNYRTMSPVLVTDPNKNRTAVELDELGLVVATAVMGKAGAAEGDTLAEPTTTFEYDLERWWKDKKPNVVHAAARERHGDAATPWQNSYTYLDGLGREVMKKVRAEAGPAPKWDQNGILVKDAQGQLVLDNTTVRWVGTGRTVFDNKGNAVKKYEPFFSATHEYEDEKELVEWGVTPILRYDPLGRLVRTDHPNGTFSRVEFTPWKQTSWDENDTVLESAWCAARQAGASPLPSPQEQRAALLAAKHAGTPAALHLDVLGRPVLKAEDNGAAGKYTTATTLDIEGNPLAVIDARGNTAMAQLFDMLGRPLSQKSIDAGEWWTFYNVLGNPIRSWDSRGHVIRSVYDALHRRTELWVQKDAGAEILAEKTSYGEGHPNAQAANLRGKVYQVRDGAGLVTHAAYDFKGNPLEVHRQLAKNYKGDIDWSASPVLEAETFVQKTQYDALNRPTSLTTPDQSEARPKYNEAGLLEQVEVRLRGALNWTTFVDDIDYDAKGQRETIVYGNGVVTEYSYDPFTFRLTRIKTTRPSDGALLQDLRYTYDPIGNIVEIADLAQKTVFNNGPVEPVWKYEYDALYRLIEATGREHAGQNADKQQDEGGFPLLNVPHPNDPQALRNYTERYKYDAVGNIEKMIHEVVGLAGSWTRRYDVAQENNRLLRTSLPGDADGNFSAKYGHDAHGNMTLMPHLQLIRWDFKDQKREVDKGGGGKVYFTYDAVGQRVRKVWEHNGIVEERIYLGGFEIYRRSEAGSLVLERETLHVMDGAQRVVLAETKTVDVSVPNLVVAPRVRYQLGNHLGSAALELDEAGLVISYEEYHPFGTTAFHAAAGVEVSAKRYRYTGKERDEETGLYYHGARYYAPWLGRWTSADPAGMVDGPNLYQYALCNPIRLLDPTGTQAIPHGDEGTGGYGPGGSGAEGSGPGRARRPDEDVELPPPDEAPVPSPPPQEKAQQTKAEQKGRVPEELLKAAEQGAIKIAADKPGAKDLTAEQRQFAVKYFLYAVDELVKRGLPVRNALLLVAQTGMETSYGRKPTVKQPNPNVPHHNYLSFQPQDEQRRALRKMGVTILVEPRINKPGGGPQPTPVPHFADIRQSIAAQLDVAYGIGRTDTVAPWPQLGRELANAGATPASYATLADNVQYSGTPYMPKDPSAWNFSKEYARSLAVISSALNSLPEGLSPETKAWAAALAAELLPKRR, from the coding sequence GTGCCGAAGCGGTCCTCGGTCATCCCCAGGCCGACGGTGAAGGCGCCCGACCCCTCCCTGCCCAAGGGCGGCGGTGCGGTGCGCGGGCTCGGGGAGAAGTTCAACGCGAACGTCGCCATGGGCACGGGCACGTTCAACGTCCCGATCGCGACGACGCCTTGCAGGGGCCTCACGCCCGAGCTCGCGCTCACCTACGACTCGGGGACCGGGAATGGCCCCTTCGGCGTCGGCTGGCACCTGTCGGTCCCGGCCATCACCCGCAAGACGGACAAGGGCCTGCCCGAATACACCGACCATTGGGACACGGACACGTTCATCCTCTCCGGCGCCGAGGACCTTGTTCCTGTGCTCGGTCCGGATGGGGAGAAGCTGATCACTACCGAGCAGGGCCGGAGGATCCAGCGCTATCAGCCTCGCGTCGAGGGGGCCTTCGCCCGCGTCGAGCGCATCACCGAGGCGGGCGCCCATTACTGGCAGGTGACGACCAAAGACAACATCCGGCACATCTACGGCAAGTCGAAGACTGCCCGGGTTGCCGATGCGTTGTACCCCGACCGGATCTTCACCTGGCTCCTCGAGCGCACCGAGGACGCGCGGGGAAACGTCGTCCAGTACGAATACAAGGTCGAAGACCTGGCGAGCGTGCCGAAGTCTCTACACGAGAAGCACCGGCACGAGGATCCCAAGCTCTTCTCCAACAGCTACTTGAAGCGCATTCGGTATGGGAACAAGAAGCCCAGCGAGGCCGACGACTTCTACTTCCAGGTGGTCTTCGACTACGGCGAGCACGACGCCGAGGCCCCAACACCGGACGAGGGGAAGCCGTGGCCCTGCCGAAAAGACCCGTTCTCGAGCTACAGGGCCACCTTCGAGGTCCGCACCTACCGCCTCTGCCGGCGCGTCCTGGTCTTCCACTACTTCGCCGAGCTCGGCGCGGAGCCGGTGCTCGTGCGCTCGACGGACTTCGCCTATGCCGAGGCGCCGACGCTGTCGCAGCTCGTCGCGGTGACGCAGTCGGGGTACATCCAGAAGAATGGCGGCTACACGAAGAAGTCGCTGCCACCGCTCGAGCTCGGCTACTCCCTGCCCGAGCTCCGCACCGAGGTACAGGCGGTCGACCCGGAGTACACTGCCGACTTCGGCAACGTCGACGGCAAGCGCGCGCGGTGGGTTGACCTCGAAGGCGAGGGGCTGCCCGGTGTCCTTGTCCAGCACGGCGAGGGCTTGTTCTACAAGCAGAACCTGGGCGATGCAGAGCTCGCGCCGGCCAGGCAGCTCATGCGCCGTCCCAATGCCCTTGCACCCACCATGGGCCGCACGGAGCTTCTGGATCTGGAGCACGAAGGCCGCCCGAGCCTCGTGTTCTTCAACAGGACCGGCTCAGGGATTCACGAGCGCACCGAGGATGGCGAATGGGGCCCGTTCATGCCCTTCTCCTCGCACCCGAACATCCCCTGGAACGACCCGGGCGTGCGCTTCATCGACATCACCGGCGACGGCCAGCAGGACATCATCTTCACGAGCGGGCACGTACACATCTGGTTCCCCTCGCTCGGCAAGAAGGGCTGGGGGCCGCCGCGGAATCTGCCGATGGTCTTCGACGAGGACCTGGCGCCGACGGAAGTGTACCGGGACAACCGAGGGATTGTCTTCGTCGCGGACATGACCGGCGACGGCATGCCCGACATCGTGCGGATCAAGAACGGCAGCATCTGCTACTGGCCAAACCGTGGGCTCGGGCGGCTGGGGCCCAAGGTGGAGATGAGCAACGCGCCGCGGTTCGATGACCCGCTCCGCTTCGATCCTCGGCGCATCCGGCTCGCGGACATCGACGGCTCGGGCACGACCGACATCCTCTACATCGGCGCAGACGGGATCCAGATCGCCTTCAACCAGGCGGGCAATAGCTGGAGCAAGGTCGAGAAGCTACCCGGATTCCCCACGGCCGACCTCGGGTCGCCGATCTCGGTGCTCGACTTCCTGGGCACGGGGACGGCCTGCATCGTCTGGTCCTCGCCCTGGAAGGGCGTGGCGCAGCCGCCGATGCGGTACATCGATCTCTTGGGCTCGAAGAAGCCGTACTTGCTCACCTCCGTGAAGAATAACCTCGGGGCGGAGATGAAGCTCGAGTACGCGCCCTCGACGAAGTTCTACTTGGAGGACTTGAAGAACGGGACGCCCTGGGTCTCGCGACTACCCTTCCCGGTGCATGTACTCGCCCGCGTCGAGACCCACGACGCCGTGAGCGGCACGAAGTTCGTCCGTACATACAATTACCACCACGGCTACTACGACAGCGCGGAGAAGGAGTTCAGGGGGTTCGGCCGTGTAGAACAATGGGATGCTGAATCGTTCTCCGAGAACGAGTTCCACCTCCCGCCGGTCCTTACGAAGACGTGGTTCCACACGGGCGCCTTCTTCGAGAAGGACAAGATCGAGAAGCAGTTCGCGAGGGAGTACTACGCGCTCGACGCCCAGGCGCCTGTACTTCCCGACGCTGTTCTTCCCCAAGGCATGAGCCCGAGGGAGGCACGGGAGGCGGCGCGGGCCCTCAAGGGGCAGATGTTGCGGCAGGAGATCTACGGGCTCGACGGCTCACCGCAGCAACATCACCCGTACCTCGTCACCTCGGCCAGTCACGAGATCCGCAAGTTGCAGCCTGCCACGGACAAGGCGCATGCGGTCTTCTTCCCCTACGTCCGGGAGAAGCTCGAAGCCCACTACGAGCGGGATCCAAAGGATACGCGCGTAGTCCATACCCTGGCGCTCGAGGTGGACGCCTTCGGACACGTGACGCGCTCGGGGACGGTCGCATACGCGCGACGGAACATGGAGCTGCCCGAGCAGGGCCTGCTCGCCACGATCACCGAGGCCACGGTGGCGAACAGGCCCGCCCAGTCGGGCTTCTACCGCCTCGGGGTGCCCGTCGAGACCCGGGCGTACGAGCTCACGGGCCTGCCGAAGGCGCAGAGCGCGTGCCTGCCGTTCGCCGACGTCCTCGCCTCGGTGAACAACGCGGCGGCCATCCCCTACGAGGCCACCCCCGATGGCAGCCTCCAGAAGCGCCTCGTCGAGCACGTGCGGCACCTCTACTGGGACAGCTCGGCCCTGGCCGGCCCGCTGCCTCTCGGGGCCGTGGACGGGCTCGCGCTGCCCTACGAGACCTACGCGCTCGCCTTCACGCCGGGGCTGCTAGCCAAGGCGTACGGCTCGCGCGTCACGCCGCAGCTCCTCGTCGAGGGCGGGTACGTCGAGCAAGACAGCTTGTTCTGGATCCGGAGTGGACGGGAGACCTTTGATCCGACCAGGTTCTACTTGCCCATCGAGGTCAGAGACCCCCTGGGACAAACCACGGAGATCGGCTACGACAGCCACAACCTGCTCGTGGTCTCGGTTGTTGATTCCCTGGGCAACGAGATCACGGCGGAGAACAACTACCGCACGATGTCCCCAGTCCTGGTCACCGACCCAAACAAGAACCGCACCGCGGTAGAGCTCGACGAGCTCGGGCTGGTCGTGGCCACGGCGGTCATGGGCAAGGCCGGCGCGGCGGAGGGAGACACGCTCGCGGAGCCGACCACCACGTTCGAGTACGATCTCGAGCGCTGGTGGAAGGACAAGAAGCCGAACGTCGTCCACGCCGCGGCGCGCGAGCGGCACGGGGACGCCGCTACGCCCTGGCAGAATAGCTACACGTACCTCGACGGGCTCGGGCGCGAGGTCATGAAGAAGGTCCGCGCCGAGGCCGGGCCCGCACCGAAGTGGGACCAGAACGGCATCCTGGTCAAGGACGCGCAGGGGCAGCTCGTCCTCGACAACACGACCGTCCGCTGGGTAGGGACGGGACGAACCGTGTTCGACAACAAGGGCAACGCGGTCAAGAAGTACGAGCCCTTCTTCAGCGCGACGCACGAGTACGAGGACGAGAAGGAGCTCGTCGAGTGGGGCGTGACGCCCATCCTCCGGTACGACCCCCTCGGGCGACTCGTCAGGACCGATCACCCCAACGGCACGTTCTCCCGTGTGGAGTTCACGCCCTGGAAGCAGACAAGCTGGGACGAGAACGACACGGTGCTGGAGAGCGCGTGGTGCGCGGCCCGGCAGGCTGGCGCCTCGCCCTTGCCCTCACCCCAGGAGCAGCGCGCTGCACTGCTCGCCGCGAAGCACGCCGGCACCCCGGCGGCGCTTCACCTGGATGTCCTGGGCCGGCCGGTCTTGAAAGCCGAGGACAACGGGGCAGCGGGGAAGTACACGACCGCGACGACGCTCGACATCGAGGGCAACCCGCTCGCCGTCATCGACGCCCGAGGCAACACGGCGATGGCGCAGCTCTTCGACATGCTGGGCCGGCCGCTCAGCCAGAAGAGCATCGACGCGGGCGAGTGGTGGACCTTCTACAACGTGCTCGGCAACCCGATCCGGAGCTGGGACAGCCGCGGGCATGTCATCCGTTCGGTCTACGATGCACTTCACCGGCGCACAGAGCTCTGGGTGCAGAAGGACGCGGGCGCGGAGATCCTCGCGGAGAAGACGAGCTACGGCGAAGGGCACCCGAACGCGCAGGCCGCGAACCTGCGCGGGAAGGTGTACCAGGTCAGGGACGGCGCCGGCCTCGTCACGCACGCGGCCTACGACTTCAAGGGCAACCCGCTCGAGGTGCACAGGCAGCTCGCCAAGAACTACAAGGGCGACATCGACTGGTCGGCCTCGCCGGTGCTCGAGGCGGAGACGTTCGTCCAGAAGACACAATACGACGCGCTCAACAGGCCTACGAGCCTCACCACGCCCGACCAGAGCGAGGCCAGGCCGAAGTACAACGAAGCCGGCCTCCTCGAGCAGGTAGAAGTGCGGCTGCGCGGGGCGCTCAACTGGACGACGTTCGTCGATGACATCGATTACGACGCGAAGGGGCAGCGGGAGACGATTGTCTACGGGAACGGCGTCGTCACCGAGTACAGCTACGATCCATTCACGTTCCGGCTGACGCGGATCAAGACGACCAGGCCCTCGGACGGGGCGCTTTTACAAGACCTTCGCTACACCTACGACCCCATCGGCAATATCGTCGAGATCGCGGATCTCGCGCAGAAGACGGTCTTCAACAACGGGCCTGTCGAGCCGGTCTGGAAGTACGAGTACGATGCCTTGTACAGGCTGATCGAGGCGACAGGCCGCGAGCACGCGGGGCAGAACGCGGACAAACAGCAGGACGAGGGCGGCTTCCCGCTGCTCAACGTGCCGCACCCGAACGACCCGCAGGCGCTTCGGAACTACACCGAGCGCTACAAGTACGATGCGGTCGGCAATATCGAGAAGATGATCCACGAGGTCGTGGGCCTCGCGGGGAGCTGGACACGCCGCTACGACGTCGCGCAGGAGAACAACCGGCTGCTCCGCACGAGCCTACCTGGTGACGCGGACGGAAACTTCTCGGCGAAGTACGGCCACGACGCCCACGGCAACATGACGTTGATGCCTCACCTGCAGCTCATCAGGTGGGACTTCAAGGACCAGAAGCGCGAGGTCGACAAGGGCGGCGGCGGCAAGGTGTACTTCACGTACGACGCCGTCGGGCAGCGCGTCCGGAAGGTCTGGGAGCACAACGGGATCGTCGAGGAGCGGATCTACCTCGGAGGCTTCGAGATCTACCGCAGAAGCGAGGCGGGCTCGCTGGTCCTCGAGCGCGAGACGCTCCACGTGATGGACGGGGCCCAGCGCGTCGTCCTGGCCGAGACGAAGACCGTAGACGTCTCCGTGCCGAACCTCGTCGTGGCGCCGCGCGTGCGCTACCAACTCGGCAACCACCTCGGCTCGGCTGCGCTCGAGCTCGACGAGGCTGGCCTGGTCATCTCCTACGAGGAATACCACCCCTTCGGGACGACGGCTTTCCACGCGGCGGCCGGTGTGGAGGTGAGCGCGAAGCGGTATCGGTACACGGGCAAGGAACGGGACGAGGAGACGGGGCTCTACTACCACGGGGCGAGGTACTACGCGCCGTGGCTCGGGCGGTGGACGAGCGCGGATCCGGCGGGGATGGTGGATGGGCCGAACCTCTATCAATATGCGTTGTGTAACCCCATCCGGCTACTCGATCCCACGGGTACCCAGGCAATACCACACGGCGACGAAGGCACGGGTGGTTATGGCCCGGGGGGTTCGGGTGCAGAAGGCTCAGGTCCTGGGAGGGCGCGGCGGCCGGATGAGGACGTAGAGCTCCCGCCTCCAGATGAGGCCCCAGTTCCCTCACCGCCCCCCCAAGAGAAGGCCCAGCAGACGAAGGCGGAGCAGAAGGGACGCGTGCCGGAGGAACTGCTCAAGGCGGCGGAGCAGGGAGCGATCAAGATCGCCGCAGACAAGCCTGGCGCTAAGGATCTGACCGCGGAACAGCGCCAGTTCGCGGTCAAGTACTTCCTCTATGCCGTGGACGAGCTCGTGAAGCGCGGGCTTCCTGTGCGCAATGCTCTCCTGCTCGTCGCCCAGACAGGCATGGAGACGTCCTATGGCCGGAAGCCTACAGTGAAGCAACCGAACCCGAACGTCCCGCACCACAATTATCTATCGTTTCAACCACAAGACGAACAACGAAGAGCGCTCAGGAAGATGGGGGTTACAATTCTTGTCGAGCCAAGGATAAACAAACCCGGAGGAGGACCACAACCCACTCCAGTTCCTCACTTCGCGGACATCCGCCAGTCCATCGCGGCACAGCTCGACGTAGCGTATGGCATCGGACGGACGGACACCGTGGCGCCATGGCCGCAGCTTGGCCGGGAACTGGCCAATGCGGGGGCTACGCCCGCGAGCTATGCGACCCTAGCAGATAACGTGCAGTACTCCGGCACGCCGTACATGCCCAAGGATCCGAGTGCGTGGAACTTCTCGAAGGAGTACGCCAGAAGTCTGGCAGTCATCTCATCGGCATTGAACAGCCTACCGGAGGGGCTCAGCCCCGAGACGAAGGCATGGGCGGCCGCCCTGGCCGCGGAGTTGCTGCCGAAGAGGAGATAA